The Pseudomonas azotoformans genome has a segment encoding these proteins:
- a CDS encoding ABC transporter permease: MAVFYWTLRALLSHWRRHPVQFCSVLTGLWLATALLIGVQALNSQARDSYARASQLIGGEPQASLGATDGASFPQAVFAQLRRAGWPVSPVVQGRVQLKEREEVRLQLMGIDPVSLPGSGAVAGQRLSQAQMLAFFEPPGRTWIAPQTLQALGLHEGQQPVTLSGHTLPPLQAQADMAPGVLLTDIGFAQPVLEMPDRLSRLLVDKTFAAGQPTPPAGLQLKQGEDNNLARLTESFHLNLDALGFLSFVVGLFIVHAAIGLALEQRRGLLRTLRACGVSVRLLIVSLGVELGVLSLLGGVLGVASGYLLASLLLPDVAASLRGLYGAEVPGQLSLSPWWWGAGLGLSLLGALLAGASSLWRAARLPLLALANAQAWHEAHGRWLRRQGWVAATALVTAVLALGFGHSLAAGFVLMAALLLGAALGLPVVLNGLLKAVLGRSRSVLGQWFLADCRQQLPALSLALMALLLALAANIGAGSMTSGFRHTFNNWLEQRLTAELYLNPQNPVQAEQLSRWLAQQPRVQAVLPTWQVAVQLQGWPADLFGVVDDPTYRQHWPLLEASSEPWDQLQQGDTLMLSEQLARRLAVKLGDTLSIPTPQGTWTPKIVGIYADYGNPKGHILVNSKHLLTHWPTLSPARFNLRVSPADVAPLTREVQRAFALEDSRIVDQQQLKGWSSQVFERTFAATAALNSLTLGVAGVALFISLLTQSQSRLGQLAPLWALGVTRRQLMLLNLGQTWLLAVLTLVLALPLGLLLAWCLDAVINVQAFGWRLPLQVFPWQLAQLLGLAMLATLLASAWPLWQLYRSRPADLLRTFANED; this comes from the coding sequence ATGGCAGTTTTTTATTGGACCTTGCGCGCGCTGCTCAGCCACTGGCGGCGCCATCCGGTGCAGTTCTGCAGCGTGCTCACCGGTTTGTGGCTGGCCACCGCGCTGCTGATCGGCGTGCAGGCCCTCAACAGCCAGGCACGCGACAGCTATGCCCGCGCCAGCCAATTGATCGGCGGCGAACCCCAGGCCAGCCTCGGCGCGACGGACGGCGCCAGTTTTCCCCAAGCCGTTTTTGCCCAGTTGCGTCGAGCCGGCTGGCCGGTGTCGCCGGTGGTTCAAGGGCGGGTGCAGCTCAAGGAGCGCGAGGAGGTGCGCCTGCAATTGATGGGCATCGACCCGGTGTCGTTGCCCGGCAGTGGCGCGGTGGCAGGGCAGCGTTTGAGCCAGGCACAAATGCTGGCGTTTTTCGAACCGCCGGGGCGTACGTGGATTGCACCGCAGACCTTGCAGGCCTTGGGGCTGCATGAAGGTCAACAGCCCGTCACCCTGAGCGGACACACCCTGCCGCCGCTGCAAGCCCAGGCCGATATGGCCCCCGGAGTGTTGCTCACCGATATCGGCTTTGCCCAGCCTGTGCTGGAGATGCCTGATCGCCTGTCGCGGCTGTTGGTGGATAAAACTTTCGCCGCCGGCCAGCCCACGCCACCCGCTGGGCTGCAACTCAAGCAAGGCGAGGACAATAATCTCGCGCGCCTCACCGAAAGCTTTCACCTGAACCTCGATGCATTGGGCTTTCTGTCCTTTGTGGTCGGGTTGTTTATCGTGCACGCTGCCATTGGCCTCGCCCTGGAGCAACGGCGCGGGCTGTTGCGCACCTTGCGTGCCTGCGGCGTCAGTGTGCGTCTGTTGATCGTCAGCCTGGGCGTCGAACTCGGTGTGCTTTCGTTGCTGGGTGGCGTGCTAGGCGTGGCCAGCGGCTACCTGTTGGCCAGCCTGTTGCTGCCGGATGTCGCCGCCAGCCTGCGTGGTTTGTATGGTGCCGAGGTGCCGGGGCAGTTGAGCCTGAGCCCTTGGTGGTGGGGCGCCGGGTTGGGCTTGAGTTTGCTCGGCGCGTTGCTGGCCGGTGCCAGCAGCCTGTGGCGGGCGGCGCGCTTGCCCTTGTTGGCGCTGGCCAATGCGCAGGCCTGGCATGAGGCCCATGGGCGTTGGTTACGGCGGCAAGGGTGGGTGGCCGCTACCGCGCTGGTGACCGCCGTGCTGGCGCTGGGGTTCGGTCATAGCCTGGCTGCTGGCTTCGTGCTGATGGCTGCGTTACTGCTCGGTGCGGCCCTCGGTTTGCCGGTGGTGCTCAATGGCCTGCTCAAGGCTGTTCTGGGACGCAGCCGTTCGGTGCTGGGCCAGTGGTTTCTGGCTGATTGCCGTCAGCAATTGCCGGCGTTGAGCCTGGCCCTGATGGCGCTGCTGTTGGCCCTGGCCGCGAATATCGGGGCAGGCTCCATGACGTCGGGGTTTCGTCATACGTTCAACAACTGGCTGGAGCAGCGTCTGACTGCCGAGCTGTACCTCAACCCACAAAACCCGGTCCAGGCCGAGCAACTGAGCCGATGGTTGGCGCAACAACCGCGGGTGCAGGCGGTGCTGCCCACCTGGCAGGTCGCGGTGCAATTGCAGGGCTGGCCGGCGGATCTGTTTGGCGTGGTCGACGACCCGACTTATCGCCAGCATTGGCCGCTGTTGGAGGCGTCGAGCGAGCCGTGGGACCAGTTGCAGCAAGGCGACACGCTGATGCTCAGCGAGCAACTGGCACGTAGGCTGGCGGTGAAGTTGGGCGATACCCTGAGCATCCCGACGCCTCAGGGCACCTGGACGCCGAAAATAGTCGGGATCTACGCCGATTACGGCAACCCCAAGGGCCATATTCTGGTCAATTCCAAGCACCTGCTGACCCATTGGCCGACGCTGTCACCGGCGCGTTTCAACCTGCGGGTGTCACCGGCAGACGTGGCACCGCTGACGCGTGAGGTGCAACGCGCCTTTGCCCTGGAAGACAGCCGTATCGTCGATCAACAGCAACTCAAAGGCTGGTCGAGCCAGGTGTTCGAACGCACCTTCGCCGCCACCGCTGCCCTGAACAGCCTGACGCTGGGCGTGGCCGGTGTGGCGCTGTTCATCAGCCTGTTGACCCAGAGCCAGAGTCGCCTGGGCCAACTCGCACCGCTGTGGGCATTGGGCGTCACGCGTCGGCAATTGATGCTGCTCAACCTTGGCCAGACCTGGCTGCTGGCGGTGCTCACGCTGGTCTTGGCCTTGCCGCTCGGCTTGCTGTTGGCCTGGTGCCTGGACGCGGTGATCAATGTGCAGGCCTTTGGCTGGCGCCTGCCGCTGCAGGTGTTCCCGTGGCAACTCGCGCAATTGCTCGGGCTGGCGATGCTCGCGACGTTGCTGGCCTCGGCATGGCCGTTGTGGCAGTTGTATCGCAGTCGTCCGGCGGATTTGTTGAGGACGTTTGCCAATGAAGATTAA
- a CDS encoding ABC transporter ATP-binding protein, translating into MLQVQGVFKSYATPQGPLAVLAGVDLRLAERSSLALMGESGSGKSTLLHLVAGLDRVDGGSIQVGEQRLDQLSEAQLAHWRRTEIGLVFQQFNLIGSLRVEDNLAFQARLAGRFDPQWQAQLVERLGLGDLLKRYPEQLSGGQQQRVAVGRALASRPRLLLADEPTGNLDEATSDEVLQLLLDLLRDSPSSLLMVTHSPRIAARLGRQVVLHRGHVVPASAV; encoded by the coding sequence ATGCTGCAGGTGCAAGGTGTGTTCAAAAGCTATGCCACCCCCCAAGGGCCGTTGGCGGTGTTGGCCGGTGTGGACCTGCGCCTGGCCGAGCGCAGCAGCCTGGCGTTGATGGGCGAGTCGGGTAGCGGCAAGAGCACTTTGCTGCATCTGGTGGCCGGCCTGGACCGGGTGGACGGTGGCAGCATCCAGGTCGGCGAGCAGCGCCTCGACCAACTCAGCGAAGCGCAGCTGGCCCACTGGCGGCGCACGGAGATCGGGCTGGTGTTCCAGCAGTTCAACCTGATCGGCAGCCTGCGGGTCGAGGACAATTTGGCGTTCCAGGCGCGGTTGGCCGGGCGGTTTGATCCGCAGTGGCAGGCACAGTTGGTGGAGCGCCTGGGCCTGGGTGATCTGCTCAAGCGTTATCCGGAACAGCTTTCCGGCGGTCAGCAGCAACGGGTCGCGGTGGGGCGCGCGTTGGCGTCAAGGCCGCGTCTGTTATTGGCCGACGAACCCACCGGCAACCTCGACGAAGCCACCAGCGACGAGGTGTTACAACTGCTGCTGGACCTGTTGCGCGACAGTCCCTCCAGCTTGTTGATGGTCACCCATAGCCCACGCATCGCCGCACGCCTGGGCCGGCAGGTGGTGTTGCATCGCGGCCATGTCGTGCCCGCGAGCGCTGTTTGA
- a CDS encoding histidine phosphatase family protein, which produces MVNEVVDLTLTKPRSRWAFIKRLRRLWLGLLVVGLLFAASLLWHASPKDLGVGNRLLTSHVLPLWRDGDLIVLVRHEERCDRSTNPCLGPVEGLTINGSQNAETLGKAFKTLGMDGSDVLASPAIRTAQTLRFMFGKNELTSGQQAVCGAAMGEELLSHKTPGRNLVFVTHSGCIADFESTLGFPHAAFPKYGSALFVQVLPNGKFKTLGIVNGPDWPAALKQL; this is translated from the coding sequence ATGGTGAATGAAGTGGTTGACCTTACCCTGACCAAACCGCGCTCGCGATGGGCCTTTATCAAGCGCCTGCGACGCCTGTGGCTGGGGCTCTTGGTGGTGGGTTTGCTGTTCGCCGCCAGCCTGCTCTGGCACGCGTCACCCAAGGACCTTGGCGTTGGTAACCGCCTGCTCACTTCCCACGTACTGCCCCTCTGGCGCGACGGTGACCTGATCGTGCTGGTGCGCCACGAAGAGCGTTGCGACCGCTCGACCAACCCTTGCCTGGGTCCCGTGGAGGGCCTGACGATCAACGGCAGCCAGAACGCCGAAACCCTGGGCAAAGCCTTTAAAACACTGGGCATGGACGGCAGCGACGTGCTGGCCAGCCCGGCCATCCGCACCGCCCAGACCTTGCGCTTCATGTTTGGTAAAAACGAACTGACTTCTGGCCAGCAAGCCGTCTGCGGTGCGGCGATGGGCGAAGAGTTGCTCAGCCACAAAACCCCCGGACGCAACCTGGTCTTCGTCACCCACAGCGGCTGCATTGCCGACTTCGAAAGCACCCTGGGCTTTCCCCATGCCGCCTTCCCCAAATACGGCAGCGCCTTGTTCGTGCAGGTCTTGCCCAACGGCAAATTCAAGACGCTGGGCATCGTCAATGGCCCGGACTGGCCGGCCGCGTTAAAACAACTTTAA
- the arnT gene encoding lipid IV(A) 4-amino-4-deoxy-L-arabinosyltransferase, with the protein MTRLKPLPLLLLAFVAFYLLPLGLHGLWIPDETRYAQISQEMLQSGNWVAPHFMGIRYFEKPAGGYWLIALGQAVFGQNLFGVRIASALTTGLSVLLAYLIARRLWDDPRKSFACALLYLSFGLVAGQAGYSNLDPQFTLWVNLSLVALWFALDSHTVRGRLWAWTVVGLACALGFLTKGFLALALPVLIAVPYMLWQRRLGELLRYGPLAMLVCLLACLPWALAIHLQEPDFWRFFFWNEHIRRFSADNAQHVRPWWFFLPIIAVACLPWAGLLPSTLRKTWQEKRQPAIAFLALWLLLPLGFFSLSNGKLPTYIMPCLLPLALLMGHTLVDLINRHKARTICLNGLLNFVIGMAAMVVLIYLQIARPLYSNSHAEMFSLSLAFIVLLGWILTNLLQAFRPLTLWAMPALGIGLLVILLPASMPEWIADNEMPDQFVLEHLEELQQTQALLSNELGNASALAWRLKRPEVALYDTEGELRYGLQYAGSVHRKVELEAVQAWLKEQRRLGSVGVLMRVNSTSEMREAGQLPPGGKRYYKGSLELIIYSKSP; encoded by the coding sequence ATGACTCGATTAAAACCTCTGCCACTGTTATTACTGGCCTTTGTCGCGTTTTACCTGTTGCCCCTGGGTCTGCACGGCTTGTGGATCCCGGACGAAACCCGCTACGCCCAGATCAGCCAGGAAATGCTCCAGAGCGGCAACTGGGTAGCGCCGCATTTCATGGGCATCCGCTATTTTGAAAAACCCGCTGGCGGCTATTGGTTGATCGCCTTGGGCCAAGCGGTGTTCGGCCAGAACCTGTTCGGCGTGCGTATCGCCTCGGCGCTTACGACCGGCTTGAGCGTGCTGCTGGCCTACCTGATCGCCCGTCGCCTGTGGGATGACCCGCGCAAAAGCTTCGCCTGCGCCCTGCTCTACCTGAGCTTCGGCCTGGTGGCCGGGCAAGCGGGCTACTCCAACCTGGATCCGCAATTCACCCTGTGGGTCAACCTGAGCCTGGTGGCCCTGTGGTTTGCCCTCGACAGCCACACAGTACGCGGCCGTCTTTGGGCGTGGACCGTCGTGGGCCTGGCCTGCGCCCTGGGTTTCCTGACCAAGGGGTTCCTGGCCCTGGCGTTGCCGGTGTTGATCGCCGTGCCTTACATGCTCTGGCAACGCCGCCTGGGCGAACTGCTGCGCTATGGCCCGCTGGCCATGCTGGTGTGCTTGTTGGCGTGCCTGCCTTGGGCGCTGGCGATCCATCTGCAGGAACCGGACTTCTGGCGCTTCTTTTTCTGGAATGAACACATCCGCCGCTTCAGCGCCGACAACGCGCAACACGTGCGGCCGTGGTGGTTCTTCCTGCCGATCATCGCGGTAGCGTGTCTGCCTTGGGCAGGGTTGCTGCCGAGCACCCTGCGCAAGACCTGGCAGGAAAAGCGCCAACCGGCCATCGCCTTCCTGGCCCTGTGGCTGCTGTTGCCACTGGGTTTCTTCAGCCTGAGCAACGGCAAGCTGCCGACCTACATCATGCCGTGCCTGCTGCCCCTGGCCTTGTTGATGGGGCATACACTGGTCGACCTGATCAACCGGCATAAAGCCCGCACGATCTGCCTCAATGGCCTGCTCAACTTCGTGATCGGCATGGCGGCCATGGTCGTGCTGATCTACCTGCAAATCGCCCGACCCTTGTACAGCAACAGCCATGCGGAGATGTTCAGCCTGTCCCTGGCGTTTATCGTGTTGCTGGGGTGGATCCTCACCAACCTGCTGCAAGCCTTCCGCCCGCTGACGCTGTGGGCGATGCCAGCGCTGGGCATCGGCCTGCTGGTGATCCTGCTGCCGGCGAGCATGCCGGAGTGGATCGCGGACAACGAAATGCCCGACCAGTTTGTGCTCGAACACCTGGAAGAACTGCAACAGACCCAAGCCCTGCTGAGCAACGAACTGGGGAATGCCAGTGCCTTGGCCTGGCGCCTGAAACGCCCGGAAGTGGCGCTGTACGACACCGAGGGTGAGCTGCGATATGGCTTGCAGTACGCAGGTTCGGTGCATCGCAAAGTGGAATTGGAAGCGGTGCAGGCCTGGCTCAAGGAACAGCGCCGACTCGGCTCGGTCGGCGTACTGATGCGCGTCAACAGCACCAGTGAAATGCGCGAAGCCGGGCAACTGCCGCCCGGAGGCAAACGCTACTACAAGGGCTCCCTCGAACTGATCATCTACTCGAAATCGCCGTGA
- a CDS encoding ArnT family glycosyltransferase, with translation MAAFWKTERGALLLLLGVTALLLLTGLGARDLWGPETRWANIALQMLQSGDYFDPYLKGAPYYDKPLPSYWLITASAHLLGGLGPWSLRLPSVIGAWLSVWLVYLIGEQLLRKGTGLIAGWMLATTFYFLFWARVATADVLTVCGVLAAVWWYWRGPEDTRLGRYSVFFLLLAVTSLFKGLIGFVLPGLVLLPHLLAEHRYKRHLNLRLVCALLIAAAVYAVPFVLSHLYGAPSYGSSGLALVFRENVVRFFDPFDHMGPIYTYLIYLPAYTLPWVPCWLLGLWLALRHWRHTPPNVRWLVWGLGLLFVFFTASGSRRSYYVLPLVPFAQLLGAWWVSERLRARPASQSRWFKGFAIAAALMLLILGVAYPWSNSNGGVTRFAEDVRAEATQIAPWEQWQWVLVEADNKVPMYLQNGGKPFYYVAETQDFPRQGDSAAFLAWLEKTSGQTFDPQRTIIVAQYAKDDPAPLAYLGKDHRVIGTQPDNGERWFHKREDGSVAFIPQPK, from the coding sequence ATGGCGGCTTTCTGGAAGACCGAACGCGGCGCCCTGCTGCTGTTGCTGGGCGTCACCGCCCTGCTACTGCTGACCGGCCTGGGCGCACGCGACCTATGGGGCCCGGAAACCCGTTGGGCGAACATCGCCTTGCAGATGCTGCAGAGCGGTGACTATTTCGATCCCTACCTCAAGGGCGCGCCCTATTACGACAAACCCCTGCCCTCCTACTGGCTGATCACCGCCAGTGCCCACTTGCTGGGTGGCCTCGGTCCCTGGTCACTGCGCTTGCCGTCCGTGATCGGCGCCTGGCTGAGCGTGTGGCTGGTCTACCTGATCGGCGAACAACTGCTGCGCAAGGGCACCGGGCTGATTGCCGGTTGGATGCTCGCCACCACCTTCTACTTCCTGTTCTGGGCGCGCGTGGCCACGGCGGACGTGCTGACGGTGTGTGGTGTGCTGGCGGCGGTGTGGTGGTACTGGCGCGGGCCGGAGGACACGCGGCTGGGTCGCTATAGCGTGTTCTTCCTGCTGCTGGCCGTGACCTCGCTGTTCAAAGGGCTGATCGGCTTTGTGCTGCCCGGCCTGGTGCTGCTGCCACACCTCCTGGCGGAACATCGCTACAAGCGCCACCTCAACCTGCGCCTGGTGTGTGCCTTGCTGATCGCTGCGGCGGTGTATGCCGTGCCCTTCGTGCTGTCCCATCTCTACGGTGCCCCTAGCTATGGCAGCAGCGGCCTGGCCCTGGTGTTCCGCGAAAACGTGGTGCGCTTTTTCGACCCGTTCGACCATATGGGCCCGATCTACACCTACCTGATCTACCTGCCCGCCTACACCCTGCCCTGGGTACCCTGCTGGCTGCTCGGCCTGTGGCTGGCGCTGCGGCACTGGCGCCACACGCCGCCGAACGTGCGCTGGCTGGTGTGGGGCCTGGGCCTGTTGTTCGTGTTCTTCACCGCCAGCGGCAGCCGACGCAGCTACTACGTACTGCCATTGGTGCCCTTCGCCCAGCTGCTCGGCGCCTGGTGGGTCAGCGAACGCCTGCGGGCACGGCCGGCCAGCCAGTCACGCTGGTTCAAAGGCTTCGCCATCGCCGCTGCCCTGATGCTGTTGATACTCGGCGTGGCCTACCCCTGGAGCAACAGCAACGGCGGCGTGACTCGCTTTGCCGAAGACGTACGAGCCGAAGCGACCCAAATCGCGCCATGGGAGCAATGGCAATGGGTGCTGGTGGAAGCGGACAACAAAGTGCCGATGTACCTGCAAAACGGCGGCAAGCCGTTCTACTACGTGGCCGAAACCCAGGACTTTCCCCGCCAGGGCGACAGCGCGGCATTCCTGGCCTGGCTGGAAAAAACCAGCGGCCAGACCTTCGACCCGCAACGCACCATCATTGTCGCGCAGTACGCCAAGGACGATCCCGCGCCACTGGCTTATCTGGGCAAGGATCATCGGGTGATTGGCACCCAGCCGGATAATGGCGAGCGGTGGTTTCACAAGCGTGAGGATGGGAGCGTGGCGTTCATTCCCCAGCCCAAATAG
- a CDS encoding AAA family ATPase: MKKLIVSSLGVSYPGHVLFSNASLTVAAGSISGLLGPNGSGKTTFFDVLCGLKKIEGGEVNSSFSKLLYLSQIISTPPVFRMFDIFKMAMLFCSDTKVTQQHALDKIEKWSPGIAERYCEIWNKKSALCSYGEKRWFFTLSLLCANADLVILDEPTAGVDPEFRYHIWRCLEGAAAEGVAVLVSSHNVDEIVAHCDDFYMLSQRRFNRFTDAQGFMDAYDAQSLDEAFIHAASLPKG; encoded by the coding sequence ATGAAGAAACTTATCGTCAGCTCACTCGGGGTCAGTTACCCAGGCCATGTACTGTTCAGCAACGCTTCTCTGACAGTCGCAGCCGGCTCCATATCAGGCCTTCTCGGCCCAAACGGCTCCGGCAAGACCACTTTTTTTGATGTGCTGTGCGGCCTGAAGAAAATAGAGGGCGGTGAGGTAAACAGCTCTTTCTCCAAGCTGCTGTACCTGTCGCAGATCATCAGTACGCCGCCTGTATTTCGCATGTTCGACATCTTCAAAATGGCCATGCTGTTTTGCTCCGACACTAAGGTTACCCAACAACATGCACTCGATAAAATCGAAAAATGGAGCCCCGGCATCGCAGAGCGTTACTGCGAGATCTGGAACAAAAAATCCGCACTCTGCAGTTATGGGGAAAAGCGTTGGTTTTTTACGTTGTCCCTGCTCTGCGCCAACGCGGACCTGGTGATACTGGATGAACCCACGGCGGGTGTGGATCCCGAGTTTCGTTATCACATCTGGCGTTGTTTGGAGGGGGCAGCGGCAGAGGGTGTCGCGGTGTTGGTTTCATCGCACAACGTCGATGAAATCGTCGCCCATTGCGATGATTTTTACATGCTGAGTCAAAGGCGATTCAACCGTTTTACTGATGCCCAAGGCTTCATGGACGCCTACGACGCCCAAAGCCTGGATGAGGCATTTATCCACGCCGCCAGTCTGCCAAAAGGATAA
- a CDS encoding HD domain-containing protein, whose amino-acid sequence MDTEEIKGRLAFIREAEKLKDVLRSAHTTSGRTESTAEHSWRLCLMAMVFEDQFSHLDRLKLLKMCVIHDLGEAIHGDIPAIHKASFPDKSEQERKDLLHLTRALDGPLQTQIMALWEDYETAQSAEAKAVKALDKLETLLQHNQGKNPPDFDYGFNLTYGKGYTDADPLFERLRGLIDEGAREKIAACDSAVLAD is encoded by the coding sequence ATGGACACCGAAGAGATCAAAGGGCGCCTCGCCTTCATTCGCGAGGCGGAAAAACTCAAGGACGTACTCCGCAGCGCCCACACCACCTCAGGGCGCACCGAAAGCACCGCGGAACATAGCTGGCGCCTGTGCCTGATGGCGATGGTTTTCGAGGATCAATTCAGCCATCTCGACAGGCTCAAACTGCTCAAGATGTGCGTCATTCATGACCTGGGGGAGGCCATCCATGGCGACATCCCGGCCATCCACAAAGCGTCGTTTCCCGACAAGAGCGAGCAAGAGAGAAAAGACCTTCTACACCTGACCCGCGCCCTCGACGGGCCATTGCAAACGCAGATAATGGCGCTCTGGGAGGACTATGAAACCGCACAGTCTGCCGAGGCCAAGGCCGTCAAGGCGCTGGACAAACTAGAGACCCTTCTCCAGCACAATCAGGGCAAGAACCCACCCGATTTCGACTATGGATTCAACCTGACCTACGGCAAAGGCTACACGGATGCCGATCCTTTGTTTGAGAGGCTTCGCGGGCTTATTGATGAGGGGGCGCGGGAGAAGATCGCCGCGTGTGATTCGGCGGTTTTGGCTGATTGA
- a CDS encoding helix-turn-helix domain-containing protein, translating into MSDTLLPLALPGVALRRWRLLHRVKQSHAAQVFGVTQSTISRWESGVQAMDPVAHKQLEQLLAARLDAAADHVLARLVSESPRPMHLVCDLTHRLLACSPSRAAEFTRPISELMGCSLWRFATPEIMRKELALNASGWRETLAPPAVEFSTGANDSLLVPITQGVCRWTRIPLSDGTAARLVETL; encoded by the coding sequence ATGTCTGACACATTGTTACCGCTGGCCTTGCCTGGCGTTGCGCTGAGGCGCTGGCGCCTGTTGCACCGCGTCAAGCAATCCCATGCCGCGCAGGTGTTCGGTGTGACCCAATCGACCATTTCCCGCTGGGAAAGCGGCGTGCAGGCCATGGACCCGGTGGCGCACAAACAGCTTGAGCAACTGCTGGCCGCTCGCCTCGACGCCGCCGCCGATCACGTCCTGGCCCGGCTGGTCAGCGAGAGCCCACGGCCCATGCACCTTGTCTGCGACCTGACCCACCGTCTGCTGGCGTGCTCCCCGAGCCGAGCCGCCGAGTTCACGCGCCCGATCAGTGAGCTGATGGGCTGCTCTCTTTGGCGTTTCGCCACCCCCGAGATCATGCGCAAGGAGCTGGCACTCAACGCATCCGGATGGCGCGAAACCCTGGCACCGCCTGCCGTGGAGTTTTCCACGGGCGCCAATGACTCGCTGCTCGTGCCCATCACGCAGGGTGTTTGCCGCTGGACCCGCATCCCCCTCTCGGACGGAACGGCCGCGCGCCTGGTCGAGACACTCTGA
- a CDS encoding ATP-binding cassette domain-containing protein, producing MSNLVAAAPLIRLLGLCKTFDAQRALDQVSLDIYPGEGVALLGATGAGKSTLVKILSGSLAPDTGELWVDGQRQRFTSPLSARRVGIVAVHQRPDDGIAPGLSVAENLLLDELGQPDADFLLNRKNLLQRAEAIAAGLGLDLPLQHPVERLGQADRQLLVLARAFAQQPRFLILDEPTAALSETDAERLLGLIDSQRARGVAILYISQRLSDLQRVTNRAIVLQEGRLTSDLNTRHLPSAAYTLFGDVDEQPAVIPGKTLPVPFLERFTRAGFIRNRAEGRAVQEQVAGLRVGTDEAGVPRKSGINPES from the coding sequence ATGAGCAACCTCGTTGCCGCCGCGCCCTTGATTCGCTTGCTTGGCCTGTGCAAAACCTTTGATGCCCAACGGGCGCTGGATCAGGTCAGCCTGGATATTTATCCGGGCGAGGGCGTGGCGTTGCTCGGCGCCACGGGGGCGGGCAAATCGACCTTGGTAAAGATCCTCAGCGGCAGCCTGGCGCCGGACACTGGTGAACTGTGGGTCGATGGCCAGCGCCAACGTTTCACCTCGCCGTTGTCGGCGCGCCGGGTTGGCATCGTGGCGGTGCACCAACGCCCCGACGATGGGATCGCCCCCGGCCTGAGTGTGGCCGAGAACTTGTTGCTCGATGAGCTGGGCCAACCCGACGCCGACTTCTTGCTCAACCGCAAAAACCTGCTGCAACGTGCCGAAGCCATCGCCGCCGGGCTGGGCCTGGACCTGCCGCTGCAACACCCGGTCGAACGCCTCGGCCAGGCGGACCGCCAATTGCTGGTGCTGGCCCGCGCCTTTGCACAGCAACCCCGATTCCTGATCCTCGACGAACCCACTGCCGCCCTGTCGGAAACCGACGCCGAACGCCTGCTTGGCCTGATCGACAGCCAGCGCGCACGGGGTGTGGCGATCCTCTACATTTCCCAGCGCTTGTCCGACCTGCAACGGGTCACCAACCGCGCGATTGTGTTGCAGGAAGGACGGCTGACCAGTGACCTCAATACCCGGCACTTGCCAAGTGCCGCGTATACCCTGTTCGGTGATGTGGACGAGCAGCCGGCAGTGATACCGGGCAAGACCTTGCCGGTGCCGTTTCTGGAGCGATTTACCCGCGCTGGGTTCATCCGCAATCGGGCAGAGGGACGGGCGGTGCAGGAGCAGGTCGCAGGGTTGCGAGTGGGCACGGACGAGGCCGGTGTGCCGCGCAAAAGCGGGATCAATCCCGAGAGTTGA
- a CDS encoding DUF6124 family protein — MNKALPDPPCDPAKDRAAFNRAIDHYLPSPGVHAINEDLSFEDALLYTASLLDSASATALDCGELLPSPERAKILAVWHLLEMAKTTVDRSIACLKPSPTTA, encoded by the coding sequence ATGAACAAAGCCCTACCCGACCCACCCTGTGACCCCGCCAAAGACCGCGCCGCCTTCAACCGCGCCATCGATCATTACCTGCCTTCACCGGGTGTCCACGCCATCAACGAAGACCTCAGCTTCGAAGACGCCCTGCTCTACACCGCCAGTTTGCTCGACAGCGCATCAGCGACTGCATTGGATTGCGGCGAGCTGTTGCCCAGCCCAGAGCGGGCTAAGATCCTGGCGGTGTGGCATTTACTGGAAATGGCCAAAACGACGGTGGATCGCTCCATCGCGTGCCTGAAACCTTCGCCTACCACTGCTTGA